The DNA window CCTCGTCGACGGCGGCATCTCCTCGGCCTACGTCACCCCGGAATGAGCTGACGACGTGCCCGGGCGGGGCGGCGACTCGCGGGAAATAGACTGATCCGATGAGCGAGACGCGCAAGGGGGACGACGGCACCGAGGTGCTGAGCGCGGAACTCCTCCTGCGCCCGGGCCGGGCCGGCAACGCGTTCGAGGAGACCGTGCAGCGGCTCCTACAGTCGATCCGCCTCGGGCTCATCGAACCCGGTGGGCGCCTGCCCGCCGAACGCGACCTCGCCGCCATGCAGGGGGTCAGTCGTGACACCGTCCGGGACGCGATCGCCGCGCTCACCGAGGCGGGCTACCTCACCTCGCGCCGTGGACGCTACGGCGGCACCTTCGTCATGGACGAGCTGCCCGACGACGACCCCGTCGGCGGGCGCGGAACCGACGAGGGTGCACGCGTCGCAGTCTCGGCCGCCCGGATCGAGGACACCCTCGTCCTCCGCAGCATCCTCGAGGTCGGGGCTGCCCGCGAGGCTGCGCAGTGCAAGCTCTCGGGCGTCGACCGCGAACGCCTCTGGCAGGCGCTCGGCGAGTGCCGCGACGCCGCCCCGGCCGACTACCGCCGCCACGACTCCCGACTGCACCTGCTCATCGCCGAGCTCGTCGGTGCGCCGAGCCTGCTGCCGCTCGTGGCCGAGTCACGCATGCGCGTCAACGAACTGCTGAACGGGATCCCGCTGCTGGCCGTGAACATCGCCCACTCCGACGAGCAGCACGAGCGCATCGTCAAGGCGATCCTGCGCGGACATCCCGACGAGGCCGCTCAGGCCATGGCCGAGCACGTCGCCGGGTCCGAAGCACTGCTCCGCGGCTTCCTCGCCTGACCGGAGGACGGACCTTGCCTGACCGGCGGGCGGACATGGAACGACCTCCCGGCGACGGATCGCGAGGAGGTCGGATGCGCCGGACGTGCCGGCGGGTGCGAGGTCTCAGATGGACTTCGGGTAGGTGCGGGCCGGGATGGCACGGTAGCCGTCGCGCTTGACGACGACGACGGAACCGACGGCTGCACTGGCAGCGAGGAGGGCGATGATGCCGAGGTAGATGGTCATGCTTCTATGAAACGCCCGATTCTGATGAAGGACAAGCTCACAATACTGCCGATACTCGGTAGCCTCGCTACATGGACGTGCGCCGACTCGATCTCCTCCGCGAACTCGCCGACCGCGGCACCGTGCACGCGGTCGCCGCGGCGACCCACCGGACGCCGTCGGCGGTCTCCCAGCAGCTCAAGGTGCTCGAGCGCGAGGCCAGCCTCCCTCTCACCGAGCGCCGCGGCCGCGGCCTCGTCCTGACCGATGCCGGCCGGGCGCTCGCCGCGAGTGCCACGGATGTCGCCGTCGCGATCGAGCGCGCGACGAGCGTGTGGGACGAATACCGCAACCACCCGACCGGCACGGTCACGCTCGCGACGTTCCCGACCTTCGGGCAGATGGTGGTCCCGGCGGCACTCCGCGCGCTCGAAGCCGTTCCCGGCCTGCGGGTCGAGGTGAGCGACCGCGACCCGGACCTGGAGGACTTCCCCGACCTCGCCGCCGACTTCGACATCGTCATCGCGCAGGCGATCAGCGGTGAGCGCACCTGGGTGCGTCGCGGCCTCCGGATCACGCAGCTGCTCGCCGAGCCCCTGGACGTCGTCCTGCCGGTCGGGCACCGGCTCAGCGGCCAGACGGTGCTGACGCCGGCGGACCTCGCGGACGAGTCCTGGATCGGCGTCCCGGTCGGCTACCCGCTCGACCGCCTGCTCCGCAGCATCGAGGCGGAGTCGGGTGCGGAGCTGCGCGTCGTGCAGCGGGTGAGCGACAACCGCATCGCGGAGGCGATGGTGGCGGCTGGACTCGGCATCGGGCTCCTCCCGCGGTTCACGGCGAGTGGTCCGGAGCGGGGCATCGTCCTCCGGCCGCTCGCCGGGCTCGACGCGACCCGGCGGATCGTCGCGCTGTCCCGCCCCGACCGCGCCGAGCGGCTCGCCGTGCGGACGGTCCTCGAGGCGATCCGCACCGAGGCGCGCTCGGTGGCCGCCTCGCACACCGCACCGAAGCCCGAGGAGCTCACCACCCCGCGCTGGGTGTGACCGTCCGGGCCGTGCTCAGTCGTCGGACGACGTCGCGGCGCTCCGCTCCCGGCGGTAGCGCTGCACGCCCTTCCAGATCGTGAAGCCGAGGGCGATGACGACACCGGCGATCACGACCTTCTGCAGGATGCCCGCGTACTCCTCGACGATGTGCCACTGCTC is part of the Plantibacter sp. Leaf314 genome and encodes:
- a CDS encoding LysR family transcriptional regulator → MDVRRLDLLRELADRGTVHAVAAATHRTPSAVSQQLKVLEREASLPLTERRGRGLVLTDAGRALAASATDVAVAIERATSVWDEYRNHPTGTVTLATFPTFGQMVVPAALRALEAVPGLRVEVSDRDPDLEDFPDLAADFDIVIAQAISGERTWVRRGLRITQLLAEPLDVVLPVGHRLSGQTVLTPADLADESWIGVPVGYPLDRLLRSIEAESGAELRVVQRVSDNRIAEAMVAAGLGIGLLPRFTASGPERGIVLRPLAGLDATRRIVALSRPDRAERLAVRTVLEAIRTEARSVAASHTAPKPEELTTPRWV
- a CDS encoding FadR/GntR family transcriptional regulator, coding for MSETRKGDDGTEVLSAELLLRPGRAGNAFEETVQRLLQSIRLGLIEPGGRLPAERDLAAMQGVSRDTVRDAIAALTEAGYLTSRRGRYGGTFVMDELPDDDPVGGRGTDEGARVAVSAARIEDTLVLRSILEVGAAREAAQCKLSGVDRERLWQALGECRDAAPADYRRHDSRLHLLIAELVGAPSLLPLVAESRMRVNELLNGIPLLAVNIAHSDEQHERIVKAILRGHPDEAAQAMAEHVAGSEALLRGFLA